The sequence GACTGGACTGGCTGCTGGACGACTTGACCAAACGGGTGGAGAAAGTACGGCACGCGATGGTGCTCTCCAACGACGGACTGGTGACCGGAGCCAGTCAGGCACTGGAAAAGGCGGACGCCGAACATCTGGCGGCGGTCGCCTCCGGACTGCACAGCCTGGCCAAGGGCTCGGGGCTGCACTTCCGGGCCGGACGGGTGCGCCAGACGATGGTCGAGTTCGACGACGGGATGCTGTTCGTGACGGCGGCGGGGGACGGCAGCTGCCTGTGCGTCCTGGCCGGGGCCGACGCCGACATGGGACAGATCGCCTATGAGATGACGCTGTTGGTCAATCGCGTGGGCGAGCATCTGGGCGTCGCGGTGCGCCAGCCGGAGAGTTATCCACAGGCTTGAGGCGACGGTTGACCCGCTGTCACAGCCTGCAGCTACAGTCGTGACTGTCAGTGATTGACGCGTCGGCGGCATCGACGTCATCGGCGCAAGCGACTGTGTTGCGGGGGGAATCGACATGACAGTGATGTGTGACGGGCAGCAGACCTTCGCCGTGGGGCGAGCCGCCCAGGAACTCCAGCTGAGGAGCGGCGAGTTCGAGCTCGCCACCCAGCTCGGGGAGGTACGCACGGTCCCGGCCGGGACAGAAGACCGGCCGGGGGCCGCGGGACCGCTCGGGCGGCGCCGCGTCGCCGCCGGGGAGATCGCCCGGCTCCAGGCCCAGCCCGGCTTCCCGGACGCGCTGCGCGAGCGCATCCGTACGGTCGGGACGAACGAGGGCGCCGAGCTGATGCGCATCGGCCCCGGGCGGTTTCTGCGGCTGACCCGGGCCGGCTGCTTCGGCCCGGTCAGGTTCTATGTGAACCGCTACGGCGCGGTGGTCTGGCTCTATCTCGCCGCCGAGATCGCCGAATTCGCCGATCGGGAGCCGCAGTTGCTGCACGGCACCTTTCCCGCCGCGATGCGGGTGACGCTCGACGGCGGACGCGACTGGCGCCCCCGGCAGTGGCGCGCGCGGCGGGTGGCGCAGCTGATGGGGCAGACGCACGACCCCTGGGAGTCGGCGGCGGTGATCGCCGCCGTACTCCCGCCGGAGGAACTGGCCTCGGTGGCCGCCGACCCAAAGGAGCGGTCACTGCTCCGCCGGCTCAGGCCGGTTCTGGCCTCGGTGATCACGGCGACCGCCGCCGCCCGGGAATCCTTCGAACGGGTTCTGATCGCAGAGGAGTTCGACGAGGTGATGTGGTACCGCGTCAATCTCTCCCGCGCCCTGGAAACCGCCCGCAAAGAAGACCCCGGACGGGTGCACCGACACCCGGCGCAGCCATCGGCGGTTCGCCGACCGTCCGCGCTCCGGCAGCCGTCTGCTGTCCGGCAGCCGTCCGAGGTCCGCAGGCCGCCTGCGGTCCGGCGGCCGTCCACGGTCCGGCCTCCTCAGCCGCCGAGTTTTCTGAACAGCCC is a genomic window of Streptomyces gilvosporeus containing:
- a CDS encoding roadblock/LC7 domain-containing protein, producing the protein MALSSGLDWLLDDLTKRVEKVRHAMVLSNDGLVTGASQALEKADAEHLAAVASGLHSLAKGSGLHFRAGRVRQTMVEFDDGMLFVTAAGDGSCLCVLAGADADMGQIAYEMTLLVNRVGEHLGVAVRQPESYPQA
- a CDS encoding DUF6397 family protein; this translates as MTVMCDGQQTFAVGRAAQELQLRSGEFELATQLGEVRTVPAGTEDRPGAAGPLGRRRVAAGEIARLQAQPGFPDALRERIRTVGTNEGAELMRIGPGRFLRLTRAGCFGPVRFYVNRYGAVVWLYLAAEIAEFADREPQLLHGTFPAAMRVTLDGGRDWRPRQWRARRVAQLMGQTHDPWESAAVIAAVLPPEELASVAADPKERSLLRRLRPVLASVITATAAARESFERVLIAEEFDEVMWYRVNLSRALETARKEDPGRVHRHPAQPSAVRRPSALRQPSAVRQPSEVRRPPAVRRPSTVRPPQPPSFLNSPSWTTETSILPSRS